In candidate division TA06 bacterium, the genomic window GCGAAGACATGCTATATCACTCCTTTCATCAGGTAGTTAAAGACATTGAAAATGCTTTGTTCTTATCGTCAGCTTTCCTCTTTTTCCGGCCCCTGTTTGAACCACTGATTGAATGAAGACAATAGAGCTTGATACTGCTTGCGATTAAAAGGTCCAATCTCCTTTCATCAAGTTGTACAACCAAAAAAGGATGACATATTCCACAGTTCTAAAATGTCAGTCGTCTGGACTTTTTCTCCATCCTTTTCGCTCACAGCCTTATAGATCTTCTTTATTAGCATCACAAACTGTTCGACTATTTCCGGATCAAAGAACGTACCAGACTCTGCCATGATAATTCCTATGCTTTCTTCCTGACTCCTCGCAGGCCGGTACGACCTGCGTGAGGTCATTGCATCAAAAACATCTGCAACTGCAATAATTCTCGCCCCGAGCGGTATGCCGTAACCACGAAGACCATCAGGATATCCTCTCCCGTCAAACCTCTCATGATGGTGCCTCACAAGGGGCTTAACACTCCAGGGGAAATCTACAGACTGCATAATCCTTAGGCCCAGTTCAGGGTGCTTCTTTATGAGTCCATACTCAAAATCAGTCAGTTTTGAGGGCTTTCTGAGTATCTTGGTTGATATCTTTATCTTTCCGACATCGTGCAGATAAGCAGCGGTTATGATACCTTTCTTCTCCTCTTCACTCACACCAAGCCTGTTGGCCAGCGCAAGCGCGTACATTGCCACCCTCCCCGAATGGCCAAGCGTGTATGGATCCTTGAGCTCCACATCGGAAGCGATTTCCTTAATGATCGAAAGATAGAGCCTCTCCAGCTCGTATATCTCTTTGTTTAAACCCGTGATGTCTCTTTTGGCTCTTAGCTCTTCAAAAATATCCAGGGACTTAGAGAGCATCTGGAGGGTCTTCTTGCTCTTCCCCTGCCGCTTATATGTGAGACCGAGTTCCCGATAGGCCTCAGCCATTCCCAGCGGGCTCTTGTATTCCTGATTCAGCTTCAGGCAGTCCCTGAGAAACTCCTCAGCATGCTTCCAGTCACCGGTCTCTCTGCTTATCAGGCCTTGGAGCTTGTATGCCTCTGCCAACCCGAGCATATCACCCACGGTCTCTGTTATCCTCAGTGCTCTTTCCGCGTAATTCCTGGCCTCAGGTATGTCCATCAGATCAAGATGGAGCTCAGCCTTGTTAAGATAAGTTATGGAAGTGAGCGACACCTCACCAATC contains:
- a CDS encoding tetratricopeptide repeat protein: MRTTLEQRVSEKCSLDELFEEGTERYTEGDWDRSLDCYSRALEVAQRDSLHKRQAEILVQIGRILRRRDDWDGALEAYQKSLKIYENCENCEGEASVYNQIAIVLFEKGKWEKAEDYYHKGLEIAEELDDVQLMGEINNNLGALACARGNLNKAIVHYQESIPRFERLGNPRGLAETYHNLGMTFADKGDLARAREYYEKSLEISREIGEVSLTSITYLNKAELHLDLMDIPEARNYAERALRITETVGDMLGLAEAYKLQGLISRETGDWKHAEEFLRDCLKLNQEYKSPLGMAEAYRELGLTYKRQGKSKKTLQMLSKSLDIFEELRAKRDITGLNKEIYELERLYLSIIKEIASDVELKDPYTLGHSGRVAMYALALANRLGVSEEEKKGIITAAYLHDVGKIKISTKILRKPSKLTDFEYGLIKKHPELGLRIMQSVDFPWSVKPLVRHHHERFDGRGYPDGLRGYGIPLGARIIAVADVFDAMTSRRSYRPARSQEESIGIIMAESGTFFDPEIVEQFVMLIKKIYKAVSEKDGEKVQTTDILELWNMSSFFGCTT